A region of Veillonellaceae bacterium DNA encodes the following proteins:
- a CDS encoding adenylosuccinate synthase, whose product MSAVVVIGTQWGDEGKGKIVDYLAEKADVVVRYQGGNNAGHTVVTGGAEFKLHLLPSGILYKGKTCVIGNGVVIDPGVLIKEIKGMQEKGIDTSALKISNRAHVIMPYHRLLDEVEEEYRGAHKIGTTKRGIGPCYMDKNARVGIRIVDLMDEQEFTEKLERNLEAKNHLLKAVYGVEGFDFETMKAEYLGYAEELRPYVADTSAVLHKAISDGKKVLFEGAQATQLDLDHGTFPYVTSSHPIAGGACIGAGVGPTKISKVIGTVKAYSTRVGEGPFPTELLDETGDHIREAGHEYGTTTGRPRRCGWLDACIVRYAGYVSGIDYMAITRLDILDKLKTLKICVGYKYNGQLLDEFPASLKVLDKVEPVYEEMPGWETDITGVRKYDDLPVNARKYLERLSEVAGIKIGIVSVGPGREQTMILHEMF is encoded by the coding sequence ATGTCAGCAGTAGTTGTTATCGGTACCCAGTGGGGCGATGAAGGTAAAGGTAAAATTGTTGATTATCTGGCAGAAAAAGCTGACGTTGTAGTCCGTTATCAGGGTGGCAATAATGCCGGGCATACTGTGGTGACCGGCGGAGCTGAATTTAAACTCCATCTTTTACCGTCAGGCATTTTATATAAAGGGAAAACTTGCGTAATTGGCAATGGCGTAGTTATTGATCCAGGCGTGCTGATTAAAGAAATCAAAGGCATGCAGGAAAAAGGTATCGATACCAGCGCACTTAAAATTTCTAACCGGGCTCATGTTATTATGCCGTATCATCGTCTGCTTGATGAGGTTGAAGAAGAGTATCGCGGTGCTCATAAGATTGGAACAACTAAACGTGGTATTGGTCCATGTTATATGGATAAAAATGCAAGAGTTGGCATCCGGATTGTTGATTTGATGGATGAGCAAGAGTTTACCGAGAAGCTTGAGCGCAATCTAGAGGCTAAAAACCACTTGTTGAAAGCAGTTTATGGCGTTGAAGGTTTCGATTTCGAAACTATGAAAGCTGAATATCTTGGCTATGCTGAAGAACTGCGTCCGTATGTCGCTGATACCTCGGCAGTGCTTCACAAAGCTATATCCGACGGAAAAAAGGTATTATTTGAAGGTGCGCAGGCTACTCAGCTCGACCTTGATCATGGCACTTTCCCATATGTAACTTCATCGCATCCGATTGCCGGCGGCGCGTGTATCGGAGCCGGCGTAGGACCGACGAAAATCAGCAAAGTCATTGGTACCGTAAAGGCTTACAGTACACGGGTAGGCGAAGGTCCGTTCCCGACGGAGCTGCTGGATGAAACCGGCGATCATATTCGCGAAGCAGGTCATGAGTATGGTACAACAACTGGCCGTCCACGCCGCTGTGGCTGGCTTGATGCCTGTATTGTCCGTTATGCAGGCTATGTAAGCGGTATCGACTATATGGCGATTACTCGTCTTGACATTCTGGATAAACTGAAAACTCTCAAAATCTGTGTGGGTTATAAATATAATGGTCAGCTTCTTGATGAATTCCCGGCCAGCCTTAAGGTTTTAGATAAGGTTGAACCGGTGTATGAAGAAATGCCGGGTTGGGAGACTGATATCACTGGTGTCAGAAAATATGATGACTTGCCGGTAAATGCTAGAAAGTATCTTGAGCGCCTCAGCGAAGTCGCCGGTATTAAAATCGGAATTGTCTCGGTTGGCCCAGGTCGCGAACAGACAATGATTTTGCATGAAATGTTTTAA
- a CDS encoding DUF421 domain-containing protein, with product MELQEFIRDTWQTALVFISLLIFTRFLGKTQVGQLTFYEYVSGITIGSLAANIASAEANKVWNNFYDLVLFVILTYAISQITIRSRPLRKLIEGSPTIVIENGRILEENMHGLHYDIDELAGNLRQQGVLDPSEVQYAILETTGQLSIIKKADYQALTKSDLNIHMPDPTFPVELIMDGVIIERNLRKSNHSQVWLEKQLADRGVSDISEVTYAGIDSKGQLFINPKTSSSFSRK from the coding sequence ATGGAGCTACAGGAATTTATTCGCGATACCTGGCAGACAGCCTTAGTATTCATAAGCCTGCTCATTTTTACCCGATTTCTTGGCAAAACGCAAGTCGGGCAGCTAACATTTTATGAATACGTCAGCGGTATTACTATTGGCTCACTGGCCGCCAATATTGCTTCAGCTGAAGCTAACAAGGTATGGAACAACTTTTATGACCTCGTTTTATTTGTGATACTGACCTATGCTATATCACAAATCACAATTAGAAGCCGTCCGCTCAGAAAACTTATTGAAGGCTCGCCGACAATCGTTATCGAAAACGGCCGCATTCTTGAGGAAAACATGCACGGCCTACACTATGACATCGATGAATTAGCCGGAAATCTGCGCCAGCAGGGCGTTCTTGATCCAAGCGAAGTGCAGTATGCCATTTTAGAAACAACAGGCCAGTTAAGCATAATTAAGAAAGCAGATTATCAAGCGCTGACCAAGAGTGATCTTAATATTCACATGCCAGACCCCACTTTCCCAGTGGAGCTAATTATGGACGGTGTAATCATCGAGCGTAATTTACGAAAAAGCAATCATTCTCAGGTATGGCTAGAAAAACAACTTGCTGACCGAGGTGTATCCGATATATCAGAAGTAACCTATGCTGGTATCGATTCGAAAGGTCAGCTTTTCATTAATCCTAAAACCAGTTCAAGCTTTAGCCGAAAATAG
- a CDS encoding DUF2512 family protein — MTGLLMKIIVCPIVLVALSLIIPSHVDYPNIIFPILIGTLIAVVGFGMEVMFLSHGTVWPSTILDFLATTLIVYFSQNAAAADITFLGAIIAGLLVGATEHFMHIHLVNSGKVDSDGQERP; from the coding sequence ATGACTGGTCTACTAATGAAAATTATCGTCTGCCCGATTGTTTTAGTTGCTTTATCATTAATTATTCCGTCCCATGTCGACTACCCCAATATTATATTCCCAATACTTATTGGCACTTTAATAGCTGTCGTCGGTTTCGGTATGGAAGTTATGTTTTTAAGTCATGGAACAGTTTGGCCCAGTACCATTCTTGATTTTTTAGCAACTACGTTAATAGTTTACTTTAGCCAGAACGCCGCTGCTGCCGATATTACATTTCTCGGTGCTATAATCGCCGGTCTTTTAGTGGGCGCTACCGAACATTTTATGCATATCCATCTAGTAAACAGCGGTAAAGTTGACAGCGACGGACAAGAACGACCTTAA
- a CDS encoding ATP-binding cassette domain-containing protein, with product MVLEAQGISFGYKKGLDILKNFNLTVESHERVGIVAPSGFGKTTLCQILSGYLKPASGQVLLDGTDIHKMKGYCPVQMIWQHPEKAVNPRLRMKDIIAEGDVIEDRIIDGLGIERDWFNRFPRELSGGELQRFCIARALGKRTRFLIADEISTMLDLITQAQIWNFLLEELAERNIGLIVVTHSKPLMEHITTRQVILDTLFVKDNVI from the coding sequence ATGGTTTTAGAGGCCCAAGGGATATCTTTTGGTTATAAAAAAGGTTTAGATATATTGAAAAACTTTAATCTTACCGTCGAAAGCCACGAACGAGTCGGTATTGTAGCCCCCAGCGGTTTTGGCAAGACCACGCTGTGCCAAATTTTATCAGGTTATTTAAAGCCTGCAAGTGGCCAGGTGCTCTTAGACGGTACTGACATTCATAAAATGAAAGGCTATTGTCCTGTGCAAATGATTTGGCAGCATCCGGAAAAAGCCGTTAATCCCCGGTTACGCATGAAAGATATAATTGCCGAAGGAGATGTAATTGAAGATCGGATTATAGATGGCTTGGGCATCGAACGTGATTGGTTCAATCGCTTCCCTCGCGAATTATCCGGTGGGGAACTGCAGCGTTTTTGTATTGCCAGAGCGTTAGGTAAACGGACAAGATTCCTCATTGCTGATGAAATTAGCACAATGCTTGATCTTATTACTCAAGCTCAAATATGGAACTTCCTGCTAGAGGAACTAGCAGAAAGAAATATTGGACTTATTGTCGTAACCCATAGTAAGCCATTGATGGAGCACATTACTACTCGGCAAGTTATATTAGATACCTTGTTTGTTAAAGATAATGTTATTTAA
- a CDS encoding ABC transporter ATP-binding protein, producing MSCINKKHILQIKDLSVSFTQYEQGLRQIELKVIHKLNVSVHEGELVAVVGASGSGKSLLAHAILGILPHNCNAEGNIWFEDKLLSRDCIEELRGKQIVLVPQSVNYLDPLEKVGKQVRRERNEETIYKKQAELFDFYKLPQNTGELYPFELSGGMARRVLLTTAMMESPRLIIADEPTPGLHLEAAKKAMGHFREFADQGNGVLLITHDIELALEVADRIAVFYAGTTVEEAPVADFESVDTLRHPYTKALWRALPQNGFHPFPGNQPYVTDMPKGCPFGPRCSQFTPECEGDIKEQTIRCGTVRCIHAE from the coding sequence TTGTCCTGCATAAACAAAAAACACATTTTGCAGATAAAAGACCTGTCAGTTTCGTTTACTCAATATGAGCAAGGGTTAAGGCAGATTGAGTTGAAGGTCATTCACAAATTAAATGTTTCGGTGCATGAAGGAGAACTTGTTGCCGTGGTAGGGGCCAGTGGTTCGGGAAAGAGCCTCTTGGCCCATGCAATTTTGGGGATATTACCGCACAACTGTAATGCTGAGGGCAATATTTGGTTTGAGGACAAATTATTATCTCGGGACTGTATTGAGGAACTGCGCGGCAAACAAATTGTTTTGGTCCCGCAAAGTGTAAATTATCTTGACCCTTTAGAGAAAGTCGGTAAACAAGTTAGACGCGAACGGAACGAGGAGACTATCTACAAAAAACAAGCGGAACTGTTTGACTTCTATAAACTGCCGCAAAACACCGGTGAGCTTTATCCCTTTGAATTATCAGGCGGCATGGCCCGAAGGGTGCTTCTTACCACTGCGATGATGGAAAGCCCGCGCTTGATTATAGCTGATGAACCAACGCCTGGCCTTCATTTAGAAGCAGCTAAAAAAGCCATGGGCCACTTTCGTGAATTTGCCGACCAAGGCAATGGTGTGCTCCTTATTACGCATGATATTGAATTAGCCTTGGAAGTAGCTGATAGAATTGCTGTTTTTTATGCAGGAACCACTGTAGAAGAAGCCCCGGTAGCAGACTTTGAATCAGTTGATACGCTTCGCCATCCGTACACCAAAGCGTTGTGGCGAGCCTTACCTCAAAACGGTTTTCATCCCTTTCCCGGAAATCAGCCTTATGTAACAGATATGCCCAAGGGTTGTCCATTCGGTCCTCGATGTTCTCAATTTACGCCGGAATGTGAGGGCGATATTAAGGAACAGACGATACGTTGCGGAACGGTTCGCTGTATCCATGCAGAATGA
- a CDS encoding ABC transporter permease — MNNAVSVTVLQKYQRKGLNQRTKTRVHLTCGGIFLIAITVIGTIVGDAAITTNFTQKNLLPHMAHPFGTDWLGRDMLSRTLKGISISIYIGLFASLVSSIIAAVLGAAAATLGKRVDAVITWFIDLVMGIPHLLLLILISYALGRGTIGVVVAVAISHWPLLTRVIRGEILQLKEANYIKIAEKLGHSKMKIVVKHMIPHVLPQFLVGLVLLFPHAILHEAALTFLGFGLPPEQPGIGIILSESMKYLSLGMWWLALFPGLVLLTTVMLFDLVGDSLRKIIDPYSVRD; from the coding sequence ATGAATAATGCAGTTTCTGTAACAGTTCTCCAGAAGTACCAAAGGAAAGGCTTGAATCAACGGACTAAAACCAGGGTGCATTTGACCTGTGGCGGTATTTTTTTAATAGCGATTACCGTAATCGGTACTATAGTGGGAGATGCGGCGATAACAACGAACTTTACACAAAAAAATCTCTTGCCGCACATGGCGCATCCGTTTGGCACCGACTGGCTAGGCAGAGACATGCTTTCCCGTACCTTAAAAGGAATTTCTATTAGTATTTATATTGGGCTTTTTGCCTCGCTTGTCAGTTCAATTATAGCCGCCGTCCTGGGAGCGGCGGCCGCAACTTTAGGAAAAAGAGTCGATGCCGTCATAACCTGGTTTATCGATTTAGTGATGGGTATTCCCCACCTTTTACTGCTTATATTGATTTCCTATGCACTTGGCAGGGGGACAATCGGCGTCGTTGTCGCGGTTGCTATAAGCCACTGGCCGTTATTGACCAGAGTAATCCGGGGCGAGATCCTTCAGTTAAAAGAAGCAAATTACATAAAGATTGCTGAAAAGCTAGGGCACAGCAAAATGAAAATTGTTGTGAAACATATGATTCCGCATGTATTACCCCAGTTTTTAGTTGGGTTAGTGCTGCTATTCCCTCATGCCATTTTGCATGAAGCAGCCCTCACCTTCTTAGGCTTTGGCTTGCCTCCGGAACAACCCGGTATTGGCATCATCCTGTCGGAGAGCATGAAGTATCTATCGCTTGGTATGTGGTGGCTGGCGCTTTTTCCCGGATTGGTTTTGTTGACGACAGTTATGCTGTTCGATTTGGTCGGAGATAGTTTACGCAAGATTATTGATCCTTATAGTGTCCGGGATTAA
- a CDS encoding ABC transporter permease, producing the protein MAIGPHSGMLKYIGKSIIKICSLLIAVSILSFVLVSASPIDPVRAYIGEIGMTNMSAENLAKLEAYFGLNTPPVERYLNWFSDFIRGDMGLSLLYRQPVASVIQVKFMNSMVLMTTAWVFSGILGFVLGITAGLYRGQWIDKLIKGYSLLIASTPTFWLALVLLMVFSVWLQILPIGLSVPIGVNAAEVSVFDSIKHVILPALTLSVIGIANITLHTREKMIDIMREDYILFAKARGKSRIAIIRHHALRNIMLPAITLQFASISEIFGGSVLVEQVFSYPGLGKAAVSAGLGGDAPLLLGIAVISAALVFTGNLIANLLYGIIDPRIRRGSAYE; encoded by the coding sequence ATGGCTATAGGACCGCATTCCGGCATGTTAAAATATATCGGAAAAAGTATAATCAAAATATGTTCCTTGTTAATTGCCGTGAGTATTCTTTCGTTCGTCTTGGTTTCAGCATCGCCTATCGATCCAGTCCGGGCATATATCGGGGAAATAGGTATGACTAATATGAGTGCGGAAAACTTGGCCAAACTCGAGGCTTACTTTGGCTTAAATACACCGCCAGTAGAAAGATATTTAAATTGGTTTAGCGATTTTATTCGCGGTGATATGGGATTATCGCTGCTGTATCGCCAGCCTGTCGCTAGTGTTATCCAGGTTAAATTTATGAACTCGATGGTTCTAATGACAACAGCCTGGGTCTTTTCAGGTATCTTAGGATTCGTATTAGGGATTACTGCCGGCCTATATCGCGGGCAATGGATTGATAAATTAATTAAAGGCTACTCATTACTTATCGCCAGTACGCCAACCTTTTGGCTGGCCTTGGTTCTGTTGATGGTTTTCTCGGTGTGGCTGCAGATATTACCAATCGGATTGAGTGTGCCAATTGGCGTTAATGCTGCTGAAGTCTCAGTTTTTGACAGCATAAAGCATGTGATTTTACCTGCTTTAACTTTGAGTGTAATCGGAATTGCCAATATCACCTTGCACACCAGGGAGAAAATGATAGACATCATGAGGGAAGATTATATTCTGTTTGCTAAAGCCCGGGGAAAGAGCAGGATTGCTATTATCCGTCATCATGCGCTCCGCAATATTATGCTTCCGGCCATAACCTTGCAATTTGCGTCTATCAGTGAAATTTTTGGCGGTTCTGTACTGGTAGAACAGGTTTTTTCTTATCCAGGCTTAGGCAAAGCCGCTGTTTCTGCCGGTTTAGGCGGTGATGCGCCATTGTTGCTAGGTATTGCAGTAATCAGCGCTGCCTTAGTGTTTACCGGTAATTTAATTGCCAATCTTTTATATGGGATAATTGACCCTAGAATAAGGCGGGGAAGCGCATATGAATAA
- a CDS encoding ABC transporter substrate-binding protein: MKNQKILALCLIVICLFTVVGCGKNADKNTDTAANDSVIIAIDPESEPAAGFDPIMGWAAGEHTHDPLIQSTLLITKDDITIGYDLAKEYTISPDGLTWTFKIRSDVKFTDGVPLTAKDVAFTYNNAMKQPTETDLSMLKYVEAIDDTTVVFHFNTPYSAFAYTAAVVGIVPEHAYNAATYGQNPIGSGRYILKQWDKGQQVILEANPNYYGEKPKMKKVTIVFMSEDASYAAAKGGQVDVAYTAPSYTVSPVKGYNILSFNTVDIRGLNLPVVPAGHKTPAKKNGETYPAGNDVTSNLAIRQAIACAIDREAIVKNVLYGYGSVAYSDSVNEPWENEAMKVAYDPAKAKAILEADGWQLNADGIYEKNGLNAEFDLLYISSNSVRTGIAMAVKEMLQQVGIKVNPIGSSWDKIATLCYETPHVFGAGLHSPTVVRSHYYTGKNYASYSNPTVDNYIDQALAATSLEASYQSWKKAQWDGTTGVTPQADSPWVWLVELKHVYFAKESLNVIDKKIHPHGYGWTIVNNVHEWSWK, translated from the coding sequence GTGAAGAACCAAAAAATTTTAGCGTTATGCTTAATAGTTATTTGCTTATTTACCGTAGTCGGGTGTGGTAAAAACGCAGATAAAAACACTGATACAGCAGCAAACGACAGTGTTATTATCGCCATAGATCCCGAATCAGAACCCGCAGCGGGCTTTGACCCGATTATGGGCTGGGCTGCTGGCGAACATACCCATGATCCTTTGATTCAAAGTACCTTGCTAATTACAAAAGATGACATTACAATCGGGTATGACCTGGCAAAAGAGTATACGATTTCGCCGGATGGCCTCACCTGGACTTTTAAAATTCGTTCTGATGTAAAATTTACGGATGGTGTGCCGCTTACGGCCAAAGACGTGGCTTTTACCTATAATAATGCCATGAAGCAGCCTACCGAGACAGATTTGTCGATGCTAAAATATGTTGAAGCCATTGATGATACAACTGTTGTCTTTCATTTTAATACCCCTTACTCGGCATTTGCCTATACGGCAGCCGTTGTGGGCATTGTTCCCGAACATGCTTATAATGCTGCGACCTATGGCCAAAATCCGATTGGCTCCGGTCGCTACATATTAAAACAATGGGATAAAGGCCAGCAAGTAATTTTGGAAGCTAATCCAAATTACTATGGCGAGAAACCGAAAATGAAGAAAGTTACAATTGTATTTATGTCTGAAGATGCTTCCTACGCGGCAGCTAAAGGCGGGCAAGTAGATGTGGCATATACAGCTCCGTCTTACACTGTTAGTCCGGTTAAAGGTTATAATATTCTTTCGTTTAATACAGTCGATATTCGCGGTCTTAACCTCCCGGTTGTCCCGGCAGGGCATAAGACACCTGCCAAGAAAAATGGAGAAACCTATCCTGCAGGCAATGATGTAACTTCCAATTTAGCTATTCGCCAGGCAATTGCCTGTGCTATTGACCGTGAGGCTATCGTGAAGAATGTTCTCTACGGCTACGGTTCGGTGGCTTATAGCGACAGCGTAAATGAACCTTGGGAAAATGAGGCCATGAAAGTAGCGTATGATCCAGCCAAAGCTAAGGCAATTTTAGAAGCAGACGGCTGGCAATTAAACGCAGATGGGATTTATGAAAAAAACGGTTTAAACGCCGAGTTTGATTTGCTCTATATTTCATCAAACTCAGTTCGGACTGGAATCGCTATGGCTGTAAAAGAGATGTTGCAACAAGTAGGAATAAAGGTCAATCCGATAGGCTCAAGCTGGGATAAAATCGCAACTTTATGTTATGAGACCCCCCATGTTTTTGGGGCCGGATTACATTCGCCGACCGTTGTTAGAAGTCACTATTATACAGGTAAAAACTATGCTTCGTACTCCAATCCCACTGTAGATAATTACATTGACCAAGCGTTAGCTGCTACTTCGTTAGAGGCATCTTATCAATCTTGGAAAAAAGCACAATGGGACGGAACTACCGGGGTTACTCCGCAAGCCGATTCTCCTTGGGTGTGGCTGGTAGAACTCAAGCACGTCTATTTTGCTAAAGAAAGTCTGAATGTGATTGATAAGAAAATTCATCCGCATGGTTATGGCTGGACGATTGTTAATAATGTCCACGAGTGGTCTTGGAAGTAA
- a CDS encoding DNA polymerase IV has product MSRTILHVDLNNFYASVECLYNPSIRDNAVAVVGDAEARHGIVLAKNGIAKKLGVKTGDAIWEAKQKCRDLVTVSADFRKYLRFSKLAKAVYADYTNQIEPFGVDECWLDVTGSTHLFGSGKEIADEIRARFKEQLGLTASVGVSFNKIFAKLGSDIKKPDATTVISEENFREIVWPLPVGELLYVGRSTRNKLNNRSIYTIGDLANRDIEKLKLLLGVWGETLWYFSNGLDGAPVRQIGEESLIKSIGNSTTTARDLVNPQDVKLIIYVLAESVAARLRKHGLRCRTVSISVRDKDLYSFERQSKLKQPTFISEEIAGKAMDIFNASYNWDKPIRSVGVRGMDLVTADGNIQLDLFDGDNILGETLERTIDSLRKRFGHYSIQRCAMLLDRHLTGFNPKDDHTIHPVSYFK; this is encoded by the coding sequence ATGTCACGGACAATACTGCACGTCGATTTAAACAACTTTTACGCTAGTGTGGAATGTCTCTATAATCCGTCAATTAGAGACAATGCTGTAGCAGTAGTCGGTGATGCTGAAGCTCGTCATGGAATTGTACTTGCTAAAAATGGGATAGCTAAAAAGTTGGGAGTAAAAACCGGTGATGCGATTTGGGAAGCAAAACAAAAGTGCCGTGACCTTGTTACAGTCTCAGCAGATTTTAGAAAATATCTTAGGTTTTCCAAGCTAGCTAAGGCAGTTTATGCTGACTATACAAATCAAATAGAACCATTCGGGGTAGACGAGTGTTGGCTTGATGTAACAGGCTCAACTCACTTATTTGGAAGTGGTAAGGAGATTGCCGATGAAATACGCGCAAGGTTTAAAGAACAATTAGGGCTAACTGCCTCTGTTGGCGTATCCTTCAATAAAATTTTCGCTAAGCTAGGCAGCGACATTAAAAAGCCAGATGCTACAACGGTAATCAGTGAAGAAAATTTTCGGGAAATTGTTTGGCCGCTACCAGTAGGAGAATTATTGTATGTCGGGCGTTCAACACGAAATAAGCTCAATAACCGGTCAATATACACAATCGGTGATTTGGCTAATCGTGATATCGAAAAATTAAAGCTACTGCTTGGCGTATGGGGAGAGACCCTTTGGTACTTCTCTAATGGATTAGACGGAGCCCCGGTAAGGCAGATCGGCGAAGAAAGCTTAATCAAGTCTATCGGAAACAGCACTACGACTGCGCGGGATTTAGTTAATCCTCAAGATGTCAAACTGATAATATACGTTCTTGCAGAAAGCGTGGCGGCTCGTTTACGTAAGCATGGGCTTAGATGTAGAACGGTATCAATCAGCGTCAGAGATAAAGACTTATATTCCTTTGAGAGACAAAGTAAGCTAAAACAGCCAACATTTATTTCTGAGGAGATTGCAGGTAAGGCAATGGATATTTTTAATGCTAGTTATAATTGGGATAAACCGATACGAAGTGTTGGAGTAAGGGGAATGGACTTGGTGACTGCAGACGGAAACATACAATTAGATCTATTTGACGGTGACAATATATTAGGTGAAACTTTAGAACGAACAATAGATAGCTTGCGTAAACGATTTGGACACTATAGTATTCAACGCTGTGCTATGTTATTAGATAGACACTTAACCGGATTTAACCCCAAAGATGACCATACAATACACCCTGTTTCCTATTTTAAATAA
- a CDS encoding winged helix-turn-helix transcriptional regulator: protein MMLTPRQEQILNFIKSYPHQYPPSIREIGAGVGLSSPATVHSYLNDLEQMGFIERKHNSSRCITVKAQAV from the coding sequence ATAATGCTCACTCCGCGACAAGAGCAAATTTTAAATTTCATTAAGTCATATCCGCATCAATACCCGCCATCAATACGAGAGATAGGCGCGGGTGTTGGCCTAAGTAGTCCTGCAACGGTACATAGTTACTTAAATGACTTAGAGCAAATGGGGTTTATTGAACGTAAACACAACTCTTCTCGGTGCATTACCGTCAAGGCGCAGGCGGTATAA
- a CDS encoding winged helix-turn-helix transcriptional regulator — MDYIDVLKALADYNRLAIMCYLRSGKKCVCEIEQVLSISQSATSKHLLKLRLVGLIEAQKTAQWVYYDIPSKVYSEYPFLDALLEQASNKFSFDTSKLKNIQC, encoded by the coding sequence ATGGATTACATCGACGTTTTAAAGGCTCTTGCAGATTACAATAGATTAGCTATAATGTGCTATCTGCGAAGCGGCAAAAAATGTGTATGTGAAATTGAGCAGGTTTTGTCAATTTCACAATCCGCCACTTCGAAGCACCTGCTTAAACTTAGGCTTGTCGGGCTTATTGAAGCACAAAAAACCGCTCAATGGGTATACTACGACATCCCATCTAAGGTTTATAGTGAATATCCTTTTCTAGATGCCTTGTTAGAACAAGCCAGTAATAAATTTTCATTTGATACAAGCAAACTGAAAAACATCCAGTGCTAA
- the arsD gene encoding arsenite efflux transporter metallochaperone ArsD produces MKKIVIYDPAMCCATGVCGASVDKELLRVATVIENLKRKGVDIERFNLSGQPQAFIENPLISNYLKQYGPEILPITLCDGEVVKTKTYPTNKEFSDWTGITVMSKPKKGGCCGSNCYC; encoded by the coding sequence ATGAAAAAAATAGTTATTTACGATCCAGCTATGTGCTGTGCAACCGGAGTTTGTGGCGCAAGCGTTGACAAAGAACTCTTACGCGTAGCTACTGTTATTGAGAATCTAAAACGAAAAGGCGTAGATATTGAACGATTTAATCTATCTGGCCAACCTCAAGCTTTCATTGAGAATCCTTTAATAAGCAATTATTTAAAACAGTACGGTCCTGAAATACTGCCAATAACCTTATGTGACGGTGAGGTTGTTAAAACGAAAACTTATCCCACTAACAAAGAGTTTTCCGATTGGACTGGGATTACAGTGATGAGCAAACCTAAAAAAGGCGGCTGCTGTGGATCAAACTGTTATTGTTAA